The Fusobacterium sp. SYSU M8D902 genome segment AGGATTGACTAAAATAGGAGTTATCAATGCCCTTATAGAATCTACTAAATCAGCTGGATTGGGAGCACAACCAATGATATTAGTTATGACAGCTATAATAGTTGTCTCATCTATCTTAATGGGTTCTGGAAATGCTCCATTCTTTGCCTTTGCTGCTCTTGCTCCAGCTGTAGCTAACTCTGTTGGTTTAAATCCAATTATTATGCTTATGCCTATGCAATTATCAGCTGGAATAGCTAGAAGTGTATCTCCAATTACAGCAGTAATTGTTGCTGTAGCTGGAATCTCTGGTGTTTCTCCATTTGATGTCGTAAAAAGGACTGCTATTCCTATGTTAGGTGGATTAATAACTGTCTTACTTTCAAATATGATATTTTTCGGATAATATTAAGGGGGAAAATCTATGGATATGCAAAAATTTTTAAAAGATTTGGAAAGATTGGTAAATATTGATTGTGGAAGCAACGTTGCTGAGGGTGTACAGGAAGTTACTGAGATATTTAAAAAAGAGTTAGAAAAAGATTGGTTAGTTAAAATCTATCCTCAAAATGATGGAAAAAATCCTGTATTAGTTGCTAAAAATAGAGATTCTGAGGATATAGATCTAATGTTTTTAGGTCACAATGACACTGTTTTTCCAAAAGGTACTGTTCCAGCTTGGTCATATAAACTAGAGGGAGATATAGCTACTGGTGCAGGTGTATATGATATGAAATCTGGTGTACTATCAATGGTTGAAGTTGCTAAAGCCTTTAAAGATGAAGATATAACAATAGCTCTTGTTATGAATACTGATGAAGAGATTAGTTCAATTCACTCAAGACCAGTTATAGAAGAAATTGGAGCAAAGGCTAAATATGCTATGGTATTTGAACCTGCTCGTAAGAATGGAAATGCTGTTATCGAAAGAAAAGGGCTTGTTAAATACCAAGTGGAATTCTTTGGTAAATCCTCTCACGCTGGTAACTATCCACAAGAGGGAATCAATGCAATAGTTGAAGCTGCTCACTGGGTTGAAGAGATCTCTAAACTACATAATTGGGAGATTAAAAACTCTTTAAATGTCGGATTAATTGAAGGTGGATCTGGAGTTAATATCGTTCCTGACTATGCTTCTATAAAATTTGAGGGAAGATCTCATCAAGTTGAGTTTTTTGAAACTATAAGAAAAACTATGAAGAATTTAGAGAATAATCCAAAAGTATCTGGAATCAAAGTAAAGATTACAGAGATTGGATATAGACCTCCATTAGTTCTTAATACTAAATCTGCTCTTCTTCGTGAGCTATTTGATGAAAGTAAAAAAGAGATGGGAATAGAATATAACTGGGAAGTTGCTGGTGGATGTTCTGACGGAAATTTTTTAGGAGTATTAGGAGTAGGAGTTGTTGATGCTGTAGGTCCTGTTGGTGGAGATGCCCACAGTAGAAATGAGTATCTTGATATATCTACAGTTGAAGAGAGAATAAAACTTGCTAAAAATGTTATTCAAAAAATGATTGATAGAAAAATAATTTAAGAGTACTCACTCAGTTATAAATAAAAATTAAAGGGGCTGTTGCAAACTGATGATTTTTAAATATCAGTTGCAACGCCTTTTTCTTTTTTTGCAAAAAAAATAGAAA includes the following:
- a CDS encoding M20 family metallopeptidase — encoded protein: MDMQKFLKDLERLVNIDCGSNVAEGVQEVTEIFKKELEKDWLVKIYPQNDGKNPVLVAKNRDSEDIDLMFLGHNDTVFPKGTVPAWSYKLEGDIATGAGVYDMKSGVLSMVEVAKAFKDEDITIALVMNTDEEISSIHSRPVIEEIGAKAKYAMVFEPARKNGNAVIERKGLVKYQVEFFGKSSHAGNYPQEGINAIVEAAHWVEEISKLHNWEIKNSLNVGLIEGGSGVNIVPDYASIKFEGRSHQVEFFETIRKTMKNLENNPKVSGIKVKITEIGYRPPLVLNTKSALLRELFDESKKEMGIEYNWEVAGGCSDGNFLGVLGVGVVDAVGPVGGDAHSRNEYLDISTVEERIKLAKNVIQKMIDRKII